In the Pseudomonas sp. ADAK2 genome, one interval contains:
- a CDS encoding alpha/beta fold hydrolase, whose product MNAITTKDGTRIFYKDWGPKDATPIVFHHGWPLSADDWDNQMMFFLLKGYRVIAHDRRGHGRSTQTWEGNEMDTYAADVIELTDALDLKGAIHVGHSTGGGEVARYTARAKPGRVAKAVLISAVPPIMVKSEKNPGGLPLEVFDGFRSALVASRAQFYVDVPAGPFYGFNRPGAKASQGVIDNWWRQGMMGGAKAHYDCIKAFSETDFTEDLKAIEVPTLVMHGEDDQIVPFADSAPLSAKLLKHATLKTYPGFPHGMPTTNADQINADLLAFIRG is encoded by the coding sequence ATGAACGCAATCACGACCAAAGACGGAACGCGGATTTTCTACAAGGATTGGGGTCCGAAGGACGCGACGCCGATCGTGTTTCACCACGGCTGGCCCTTGAGCGCGGACGACTGGGATAACCAGATGATGTTCTTCCTGCTCAAAGGCTACCGGGTGATCGCCCACGACCGTCGCGGGCACGGGCGCTCGACGCAAACGTGGGAAGGCAATGAAATGGACACGTACGCCGCCGACGTCATCGAGCTGACCGATGCGCTCGACCTCAAGGGCGCGATTCATGTCGGCCATTCCACCGGTGGCGGTGAAGTTGCACGCTACACCGCGCGAGCCAAACCGGGGCGCGTGGCCAAGGCTGTATTGATCAGTGCGGTGCCGCCGATCATGGTCAAGTCGGAGAAGAACCCCGGCGGGTTGCCCCTGGAAGTGTTCGACGGGTTCCGCTCGGCATTGGTTGCCAGCCGCGCGCAGTTTTATGTGGACGTGCCAGCGGGGCCGTTTTATGGCTTCAATCGACCCGGGGCCAAGGCCTCGCAGGGCGTCATCGATAACTGGTGGCGTCAAGGCATGATGGGCGGCGCCAAAGCGCATTACGACTGCATCAAGGCGTTTTCCGAGACTGATTTCACAGAAGATTTGAAGGCGATTGAGGTGCCGACGCTGGTCATGCATGGCGAGGATGATCAGATTGTGCCGTTTGCCGACTCGGCGCCGCTGTCGGCCAAACTGTTGAAGCATGCAACGCTCAAGACCTACCCGGGCTTCCCGCACGGTATGCCGACGACCAATGCGGATCAGATCAATGCTGATTTGTTGGCGTTTATTCGCGGTTGA
- a CDS encoding NAD(P)/FAD-dependent oxidoreductase, whose protein sequence is MGNGQGKRVVVIGAGIVGASLAYHLAGKGANVTLVEAQGIASGVTGSSFAWINTSHPEPDPIAQLRGSAIKEYRRLETQLPGLKIRWTGALSYSVMASGELQISGSQAWANLVSRSQILDLEPNLKNPPQSAVYVAEEGALDAVAATHALIAGAQAHGAKILTQTRVLGFVTQRAKVTGVETTKGIIDADIVVLAAGTGITKLADMLEVSLPIEASPAIFIRYKSQPNLVHTLISSPEMEVRQSSDGALLAAEDYLDDAMENQPAAIALRTAKTIQNELHGVVSIDPEWACVGLRPMPADGIPVIGYLPKVGGVYVCAMHPGVTLAAVVGRLASEEIIDDKASSALCPCRPDRFFQA, encoded by the coding sequence ATGGGAAATGGTCAGGGTAAACGGGTTGTTGTCATTGGTGCAGGCATCGTGGGCGCGTCATTGGCGTATCACTTGGCCGGTAAAGGCGCGAATGTCACCTTGGTCGAGGCTCAAGGAATAGCTTCGGGAGTGACTGGCAGTTCATTCGCTTGGATCAATACCTCACACCCCGAACCTGACCCAATTGCGCAACTGCGCGGTTCTGCAATCAAGGAGTACCGCCGACTCGAAACGCAGCTGCCTGGTCTGAAGATACGATGGACAGGAGCCTTGTCTTACAGCGTGATGGCAAGTGGAGAGCTGCAGATCTCAGGTAGCCAAGCTTGGGCAAACCTGGTGTCTCGATCGCAGATTCTCGACCTTGAACCAAATCTCAAGAATCCTCCTCAGTCTGCTGTGTATGTGGCTGAAGAAGGGGCGCTGGACGCAGTGGCAGCTACGCATGCGTTGATCGCAGGTGCCCAGGCACATGGGGCGAAGATTCTCACTCAGACGCGGGTGCTCGGCTTTGTAACCCAGCGTGCAAAGGTGACCGGAGTCGAAACAACAAAAGGCATCATCGATGCCGATATTGTCGTATTGGCAGCCGGAACAGGCATCACGAAGCTGGCAGACATGCTTGAAGTGTCCCTGCCAATAGAGGCCTCGCCTGCCATTTTCATCCGTTACAAGTCACAACCCAATCTCGTGCACACCCTCATCTCCAGCCCTGAAATGGAAGTGAGACAAAGTTCGGATGGTGCGTTGCTGGCGGCAGAAGATTACCTGGACGACGCCATGGAAAATCAGCCGGCAGCGATAGCGCTTCGAACTGCCAAGACCATCCAGAACGAACTCCATGGTGTTGTTTCCATAGATCCGGAATGGGCTTGTGTCGGACTTAGGCCCATGCCTGCCGATGGCATCCCCGTCATTGGTTATCTACCAAAAGTGGGCGGCGTCTATGTTTGTGCAATGCACCCTGGAGTGACTTTGGCGGCGGTAGTGGGACGCCTTGCCAGCGAGGAAATCATCGATGACAAGGCGTCCAGTGCCCTTTGCCCATGCCGGCCCGATCGATTCTTCCAAGCGTAG
- a CDS encoding multicopper oxidase domain-containing protein — protein MDSKARHPFKWFGLLTPLSVLLTMALGTATLRASPIDDERQPEPSDPSAYHDEPADKAGALNAILTMPPANLDSFDLPAGVKGSKDTTRLENILPPAVQTSFNYPTNGKPSPLYGALPFTQQMALFEEFGLEKLDPTTPAALLPFPPAAIGPLPQQDPTSAARSAPPSTALDAFLRQPGLTPFPSHYSNVVDRNPWQKQIEFFLNRRIGSSAEGRPPGKGWSHQRWNEFYPQAAYKTVQTGARLNTGLRDSRQMHRYAMGEFGPGGLYYNVAGLPATAGTSKGVEPRFHPKMPIQNHNSVWTFDGTLPPKLLMVRYGQPVLMRHYNGLPIDPSANMGFGLHTITTHEHNGHAPAESDGYANAFFFPGQFYDYRWPIQLAGYDSINTKAEDPRAAFPCAPGETLWTNDLTPSRKTCDNGMIKVRGDWRETMSTHWFHDHMLDFTAQNVYKGNAAMMNYYSALDRGNESVNDGVNLRLPSGSALPWGNRDYDVNLMFADKAWDKNGQLWFNPFNTDGFLGDQVLVNWKWKPTLDVRARSYRFRMLNGSVSRYFKLALVREIKGTSGEFQGPVGSGVSYARVPFHMIANDGNIMEHSVPFDGTMDLDADGDKQNHNAILPTLGIAERFDIIVNFSKNGVKPGDKLFFVNLLVHQDGKGPEEPVSLADVLSDKYKAILKQTSKGPKWEDGDPAVGKVLQFNVKAYTGQDLAMDPAAYEPAKPGKAEGLVMIPLKIHRENAADKALLANARHRTFTFGRSDGTDEAPWTVKTDGGFGFRMDPRRLNVSTKLASGPTDAGVTGYGTLEVWHIKGSGTGWSHPVHVHFEEGIILSRGGKLPPEWEKWARKDVYRIGSEKDGTDNVEIAINFREFAGTYMEHCHNTQHEDNSMLLRWDIEKPGQFQLMPVPLPSWDGVRYVNSAALPTFRTGDGYGPKAVVTP, from the coding sequence ATGGACAGTAAAGCGCGGCACCCCTTCAAATGGTTCGGCCTCCTGACGCCTCTGAGCGTCCTTCTGACAATGGCGCTGGGCACGGCGACTCTGCGTGCCAGCCCCATCGATGACGAGCGACAACCAGAACCTTCCGACCCCTCGGCTTACCACGATGAACCGGCTGACAAAGCAGGAGCCTTGAACGCCATTTTGACCATGCCCCCGGCTAACCTCGACTCCTTCGACTTACCGGCTGGCGTCAAAGGCAGCAAAGACACCACACGCCTGGAAAACATCCTGCCGCCAGCGGTGCAGACCAGTTTCAATTACCCTACTAACGGAAAACCCAGCCCGCTGTACGGGGCGCTGCCGTTCACTCAGCAAATGGCGTTGTTCGAAGAATTCGGTCTGGAAAAACTCGACCCTACGACACCGGCGGCACTGTTGCCGTTTCCACCCGCCGCCATCGGCCCGCTGCCGCAACAAGATCCCACCAGCGCCGCTCGTAGCGCCCCACCGAGTACGGCGCTCGACGCGTTCTTGCGTCAACCAGGCTTGACTCCGTTCCCCAGCCATTATTCCAACGTGGTCGACCGTAACCCGTGGCAGAAGCAAATCGAATTTTTCCTCAACCGCCGTATCGGCTCCTCGGCTGAAGGCCGTCCGCCAGGAAAAGGCTGGTCGCACCAGCGCTGGAACGAGTTCTACCCGCAGGCTGCCTACAAGACGGTGCAAACCGGCGCACGGTTGAATACCGGCTTGCGTGACAGTCGTCAGATGCACCGCTATGCCATGGGCGAGTTTGGCCCCGGTGGCCTCTATTACAATGTGGCTGGCCTGCCGGCGACCGCAGGGACCTCCAAAGGCGTTGAACCGCGGTTTCACCCGAAAATGCCGATACAGAATCACAACTCGGTGTGGACCTTCGATGGCACCTTGCCGCCCAAATTGCTCATGGTGCGTTACGGGCAACCCGTGTTGATGCGCCACTACAACGGCTTGCCGATCGACCCGTCGGCAAACATGGGATTTGGTCTGCACACAATCACCACCCACGAACACAACGGTCACGCACCGGCGGAAAGCGACGGCTATGCCAACGCATTTTTCTTCCCTGGGCAATTCTATGACTATCGCTGGCCAATCCAGCTGGCCGGCTACGACAGCATCAACACCAAGGCTGAAGACCCGCGTGCAGCGTTTCCGTGCGCGCCGGGCGAAACCCTGTGGACCAACGACCTCACCCCCAGCCGCAAGACCTGCGACAACGGCATGATCAAGGTTCGCGGTGACTGGCGCGAAACCATGAGCACCCACTGGTTCCACGACCACATGCTCGATTTCACCGCGCAGAACGTCTACAAGGGCAACGCGGCGATGATGAACTACTACAGCGCCCTGGACCGCGGCAATGAATCGGTGAATGACGGCGTCAACCTGCGCCTCCCCAGCGGCAGCGCCTTGCCCTGGGGTAACCGCGACTACGACGTTAACCTGATGTTTGCCGACAAGGCGTGGGATAAGAACGGTCAACTGTGGTTCAACCCGTTCAACACTGACGGCTTTCTCGGTGACCAGGTGCTGGTCAACTGGAAGTGGAAACCGACCCTGGACGTGCGCGCCCGCAGCTATCGGTTCCGTATGCTCAATGGCTCCGTCTCGCGCTACTTCAAACTGGCGCTGGTGCGCGAGATCAAGGGCACCAGCGGCGAGTTCCAAGGGCCTGTCGGGTCAGGCGTGTCGTATGCCCGCGTGCCGTTCCACATGATTGCCAACGACGGCAACATCATGGAACACAGCGTACCGTTCGACGGCACCATGGACCTCGACGCCGACGGTGATAAACAGAACCACAACGCGATCCTGCCAACCCTGGGCATCGCCGAGCGTTTCGACATCATCGTTAACTTCTCGAAAAACGGGGTCAAACCGGGCGACAAGCTGTTCTTCGTCAACCTGTTGGTGCATCAAGACGGCAAGGGCCCGGAAGAACCCGTCTCCCTGGCTGACGTGTTGTCCGACAAATACAAGGCGATCCTCAAGCAAACCAGCAAGGGGCCGAAGTGGGAAGACGGTGATCCGGCGGTAGGCAAGGTGTTGCAATTCAACGTCAAGGCGTACACCGGCCAGGACCTGGCCATGGACCCGGCTGCTTATGAACCGGCCAAACCGGGCAAGGCTGAAGGCCTGGTGATGATCCCGCTGAAGATTCACCGCGAAAACGCCGCCGATAAAGCGTTGCTGGCCAACGCCCGTCACCGCACCTTCACCTTCGGCCGTTCTGATGGCACCGATGAAGCACCGTGGACGGTCAAGACCGACGGCGGTTTCGGGTTTCGCATGGACCCGCGCCGGCTGAACGTCTCGACCAAACTGGCCAGCGGTCCGACCGACGCGGGCGTCACGGGGTACGGCACGCTGGAAGTGTGGCACATCAAAGGCAGCGGCACGGGCTGGAGCCACCCGGTGCACGTGCACTTCGAGGAAGGCATCATCCTTAGCCGTGGCGGCAAGCTCCCACCGGAATGGGAAAAATGGGCACGCAAGGACGTGTATCGCATCGGTTCGGAAAAGGATGGTACGGACAATGTCGAGATAGCGATCAACTTCCGCGAATTCGCCGGGACGTACATGGAGCACTGTCACAACACTCAGCATGAGGACAATTCCATGCTGCTGCGCTGGGACATTGAAAAACCCGGGCAATTCCAGCTGATGCCGGTTCCGTTGCCCAGCTGGGATGGCGTGCGCTACGTCAACTCCGCCGCGCTGCCAACCTTCCGCACTGGCGATGGCTACGGCCCTAAAGCGGTGGTCACACCCTGA